In Megalobrama amblycephala isolate DHTTF-2021 linkage group LG10, ASM1881202v1, whole genome shotgun sequence, one DNA window encodes the following:
- the scdb gene encoding stearoyl-CoA desaturase b has translation MKAMAETTTTTDDVYDDAYEEKPGPRPPLQIVWRNVILMSLLHLGALYGLTILPSVSFLTLIWTGVCFMVSALGITAGAHRLWSHRSYKASLPLRIFLAVANSMAFQNDIYEWARDHRVHHKFSETDADPHNAHRGFFFAHIGWLLVRKHPEVIEKGRKLELTDLKADGVVMFQRRHYKLSVVVMCFLIPTFVPWYFWEESLLTGYFVPCLLRYTVVLNATWLVNSAAHMWGMRPYDITINPRENKFVAFSAIGEGFHNYHHTFPHDYATSEFGSRLNLTKAFIDLMCFFGLAKDCRRVTRETILARVQRTGDGSHKSG, from the exons ATGAAAGCAATGGCCGAAACGACGACGACGACGGATGATGTTTATGATGATGCTTACGAGGAGAAACCGGGCCCGAGACCTCCACTTCAAATCGTATGGAGAAACGTTATATTAATGTCTCTTCTGCACCTAGGAGCTCTTTATGGACTGACGATTCTTCCATCTGTCTCTTTCTTAACGCTCATATGGA CGGGAGTGTGTTTCATGGTAAGTGCTCTTGGAATAACCGCCGGCGCCCATCGCCTTTGGAGCCACAGGTCCTACAAAGCCTCATTGCCATTACGAATCTTCCTAGCGGTTGCAAACTCTATGGCTTTTCAG AATGATATCTACGAATGGGCCAGAGATCATCGTGTCCACCACAAGTTTTCCGAGACTGATGCGGACCCACACAATGCCCACAGAGGATTCTTCTTCGCTCACATCGGCTGGCTGCTGGTCCGCAAACACCCAGAAGTTATTGAAAAAGGACGCAAGCTGGAGCTCACTGACCTTAAAGCAGACGGGGTTGTAATGTTTCAGAGGAG GCATTACAAGTTATCTGTGGTGGTGATGTGTTTTCTTATCCCCACGTTTGTACCTTGGTACTTTTGGGAAGAGAGTCTCTTGACCGGTTACTTTGTCCCTTGCCTGTTGAGATACACTGTGGTCCTTAATGCGACCTGGCTGGTCAACAGTGCAGCTCACATGTGGGGAATGAGGCCCTATGACATCACCATCAATCCCAGAGAGAATAAGTTTGTTGCCTTTAGTGCCATTG GTGAAGGATTTCACAACTATCATCACACATTCCCCCATGATTATGCTACAAGTGAGTTTGGCAGTCGGCTGAATCTGACCAAAGCGTTTATCGATCTCATGTGCTTCTTTGGACTGGCCAAGGATTGCAGGAGGGTAACTCGTGAGACCATCTTGGCCCGTGTTCAACGCACCGGTGATGGCAGCCACAAAAGTGGTTGA
- the trmt2b gene encoding tRNA (uracil(54)-C(5))-methyltransferase homolog-B — protein sequence MSRAYETMRLHLTWPLLKQIVTVPKICFSYSITSRCAVNTGCKPVKRRNERKPKLPADWHTLSWEERLADTVTPLWRMSYEEQLQWKQEQQHKILLEMTKQLAQDSMHPFSNDLRFPLLPIVASPVSDGYRNKSTFSVNKGVDGNPKTVGFYIGNGKAGNIVCVHGDHLLNMPSKHSMVARYYEDFIRLSPLRPCILFHDGGHWREITIRTNSAGHTMAIVYFHPQNLKPEEIGIHKAALVEYFTQGPGAVCQLDSLYFQESTMTRCSNEQSPYQLLYGQPHIFEEVLGFKFRISADSFFQVNRGAAEALYKTVAELNRACVGGTLLDVCCGTGAIGISLSPQMERVIGIELIEQAVKDAKCNAALNRVHNCEFLAGKAEVVLPDMMPTLNCDGGLTAVVNPSRAGLHYRVVRALRNHPAIRRLVYISCKPDGEAMRNFRELCCGSGFKRKITGEAFKPTVAVPVDLFPHTPHCELVLVFER from the coding sequence ATGTCGCGTGCATATGAAACAATGCGCTTACATTTAACCTGGCCATTGTTGAAACAAATCGTCACTGTACCAAAAATATGTTTCAGTTATTCAATAACCAGTCGCTGTGCTGTCAATACTGGCTGTAAGCCTGTTAAGCGAAGAAATGAAAGGAAACCCAAACTACCTGCTGACTGGCATACTCTTTCCTGGGAAGAAAGACTGGCTGACACTGTGACTCCTTTATGGAGAATGAGTTATGAGGAGCAGCTCCAGTGGAAACAAGAGCAGCAGCACAAGATCTTGCTTGAGATGACAAAGCAACTAGCTCAGGATTCAATGCACCCTTTTTCAAATGACCTAAGATTCCCACTCCTTCCTATAGTAGCCTCACCTGTGAGTGATGGATACCGCAATAAATCAACCTTCTCTGTCAACAAAGGTGTAGACGGGAATCCAAAAACTGTTGGATTTTATATCGGAAATGGAAAAGCGGGTAACATAGTCTGTGTCCATGGTGACCATCTCTTGAACATGCCTTCAAAGCACAGCATGGTTGCAAGGTACTATGAAGATTTTATACGCCTCTCACCACTCAGACCATGCATTTTGTTTCATGATGGTGGTCACTGGAGAGAAATCACGATAAGAACAAATTCGGCCGGTCACACCATGGCCATAGTGTACTTCCATCCTCAAAACCTAAAGCCTGAGGAGATTGGCATCCATAAAGCTGCTCTGGTGGAGTACTTCACACAAGGTCCTGGAGCAGTTTGTCAGCTGGATTCTCTTTATTTCCAGGAGAGCACAATGACACGTTGCAGTAATGAACAATCCCCCTATCAGCTTCTGTACGGACAGCCCCATATCTTTGAGGAGGTGCTTGGCTTCAAGTTCCGCATTTCAGCTGATTCTTTCTTCCAGGTGAATCGGGGAGCAGCGGAGGCTTTGTACAAAACTGTTGCGGAGCTGAATCGGGCTTGTGTTGGGGGCACCCTGCTGGATGTCTGCTGTGGTACTGGAGCCATTGGCATTTCGTTATCCCCACAGATGGAGAGAGTCATTGGCATAGAGCTCATTGAGCAGGCGGTCAAGGACGCCAAGTGTAATGCTGCACTAAACAGAGTTCATAACTGTGAATTTCTCGCAGGCAAAGCAGAAGTTGTTCTACCAGATATGATGCCCACTTTGAATTGTGATGGCGGGTTGACAGCTGTTGTGAATCCGTCCAGGGCTGGCCTACATTATCGAGTTGTCCGAGCTTTGAGGAATCACCCAGCCATAAGAAGGCTTGTCTATATATCATGCAAACCTGATGGGGAGGCAATGAGGAACTTTAGAGAGCTCTGCTGTGGTTCAGGTTTTAAGAGGAAAATCACTGGTGAAGCCTTCAAACCAACTGTGGCTGTCCCTGTGGACCTGTTTCCACACACTCCTCACTGTGAACTAGTGCTGGTTTTTGAGCGAtag
- the dnajb12a gene encoding dnaJ homolog subfamily B member 12a, translating to MESNKDEAERCIEIAIASLRDNEPDKARRFLEKAQRLFPTDKARSLLESIAQNGGPSASEENNGEHDGLRNRSHSTGDHSSGHGATESAKPYTSEQLDAVKRIKRCKDYYEILGVTKEASEEDLKKAYRKLALKFHPDKNHAPGATEAFKAIGNAYAVLSNPEKRRQYDVYGEEKAHPTHRHRTHHRNFEADISPEDLFNMFFGGGFPTSNVHVYSNGRMRFGHQQRPERREQQREGGLALFVQLMPILILIIVSALSQMMVSSPPYSLSNRPSMGHTNRRHTATLKVPYYVGDHFSEEYTGMNLKNVEQSVEEDYISNLRNNCWKEKQQKEGLLYRARYFGDTDLYQRAQKMTTPSCSKLSDIQVLLHGH from the exons ATGGAATCAAACAAGGACGAAGCGGAACGCTGCATCGAAATAGCGATCGCATCGCTGCGAGATAATGAGCCCGACAAAGCCAGACGGTTCCTCGAGAAGGCACAGAGACTGTTTCCCACCGACAAGGCGAGAT CTTTACTAGAGTCTATTGCTCAGAATGGAGGACCTTCTGCAAGTGAAGAAAACAACGGAGAACATGATGGTTTACGAAACAGAAGCCACAGCACTGGAGATCACTCCTCTGGACATGGTGCCACAGAATCTGCCAAACCATACACATCAGAGCAGCTGGATGCTGTCAAAAG AATTAAGAGGTGTAAGGACTATTATGAGATTCTTGGAGTCACTAAAGAAGCCTCTGAGGAGGATCTGAAAAAAGCCTACCGAAAGTTGGCTCTAAAGTTTCATCCAGATAAAAACCACGCTCCCGGTGCCACTGAAGCATTTAAAG CTATAGGTAATGCTTACGCAGTCCTCAGTAACCCTGAAAAAAGAAGGCAGTATGATGTCTATGGTGAAGAAAAAGCCCACCCAACTCACAGGCATAGGACACATCATAGAAATTTCGAGGCTGATATTTCCCCTGAGGACCTTTTCAATATGTTCTTTGGAGGTGGATTTCCAACCA GTAATGTGCATGTGTACAGCAATGGCAGGATGAGGTTTGGCCATCAGCAGCGACCCGAACGACGAGAACAACAGAGAGAA GGTGGCCTTGCCTTGTTTGTACAGCTGATGCCCATACTCATTCTGATCATAGTATCAGCTCTCAGCCAGATGATGGTTTCCAGTCCTCCATACAGCCTCAGCAACAGACC ATCCATGGGCCACACAAACAGGCGACACACTGCTACTCTGAAGGTGCCTTACTATGTTGGCGATCACTTCTCAGAAGAATATACGGGGATGAATCTCAAGAATGTTGAACAAAGTGTGGAGGAGGACTATATATCAAACCTAAGAAACAACTGCTGGAAGGAGAAACAACAAA AGGAAGGCTTGTTGTATCGGGCACGTTACTTTGGGGACACAGACTTGTACCAAAGAGCGCAGAAAATGACAACACCCAGTTGCTCGAAACTTTCAGATATACAGGTTCTGTTACATGGACACTGA